The DNA segment AAGCAACCGAGCGGGACCGTCCAGGTACTGGGAGCCGAGGATGCCCTGTTCGCCCATCTCCGGGGCCAGGCGCCGTCGCCCAAACACGGAGTCATCTACACACACGAGGCGATCCGTGAAACGAGACCAGCGGACCGGGGATCGGCGGCTCGCGCACTCGCGGGGAAACTCTCCATCGCCGCCCGGATCGATCACTATTCCGGCGATCGTCGTCCCGAGCTCGAACGGGAACTCGCCGACCGGATCGATACGATCCGGTCTCGTGACCCGGAAACCGGAGCAGACGATGGCGGTGAGACAGATGTCTGATCTCCCGACGGGCGTCGAGCGCCGTACGCTCGACGGACGCGAGCGACTCGCGACGCGTGGCGAACCGGTCTACGGCGAACCGACCGACGGAGCGTGGCGGGCCTGGGACCCACGCCGGTCGAAACTGGGCGCCATGCTCGAACTGGGCTTCGAGACCGGCTTCCGCGGCGGGGACGACGAACGCGTGCTCTACCTCGGCGCTGCGAGCGGAACGACGGTGAGTCACGTGGCGGACTTCGCCGGGCCCACGTACGCCGTCGAGTTCGCGCCAAGGCCAGCTCGCGACCTCGTGACGGTCGCGAACGACCGACGACGGCTCTTTCCCCTCCTCGCCGACGCCCGCATGCCGGCCCAGTACGCACACGTCGTCGAATCGGAACTCGACGTCGTCGTCCAGGACGTCGCGACGCGCGGGCAAGCTCGCGTCGCGATCGAGAACCGGCGCTTCCTCGCCGACGACGGTCGCCTGGTGCTCGCCGTCAAAGCCCGAAGCGAAGACGTAACCGCCGATCCGGCCGCCGTCTTCGAGCGCGTCCAGGACGAGCTAACCGAGGCGTACGAGATCCTCGAACGGAGGTCGATCGACGAGTATCACGCGGATCACTTCGGTATCGTCGCCACCCCCAGGTAATCGGCGTCGGCGTGCCGAGGGGCGTGCGATTCGATCGCAGTGGCGACGGTTCTGGTTCCAAACCCTATTTATCGTCGCACCCGCAAGACAGAGCCGATGGATCGCGGGTCGCGTTCGGCGTTCGATACGATGGGAACGCTCGGCGTCGAAGAGGAGTACTACGTCGTCGACGAACGGGCCAGGCCGACGAGCGGAACGGACGAACTCGTCTACGAATCGGAACCGCCGGCCGTCCTCGACGGGAAGCTCGATCACGAACTGTTCAAGTGCGTCATCGAGAGCCAGACGCCGACGTTCGAGGACCCTTCGAACACGGCCGAACACATTACCCGCGTTCGGTCGGCCCTGTGCGACCACGCGGCGGACCACGGATTCGACATTGCCGCGGCCGGGCTCCACCCGCTCGCGAGATGGCGTGAGCTCGAACACGCCGAAAAACCTCGGTATCAGTCTCAACTCGATCGGATTCAGTATCCACAACACCGAAACACGACCGCGGGCGTCCACGTCCACGTCGGCGTCGACGACGCCGACAAGGCGATCTGGATCGCGAACGAACTGCGGTGGTACGTCCCGATCGTCCTCGCGCTCTCGGCCAACTCGCCGTTCTGGAACGGGTTCGACACCGGTCTCGCGTCGGCACGGGCGAAGATATTCGAGGGGCTCCCGAACACGGGGATGCCGACCGCGTTCGAGGACTTCGAGTCGTTCGATCGATTCGAACGGCGGATGGTCGAGAGCGGGGCGATCGACGACCGGGGCGAACTCTGGTACGACGTCCGCCCACACACGGGCCACGGCACCGTCGAAATTCGGACGCCGGACGGACAGGCCGATCCGACGGTCGTACGCGCCATCGTCGAGTACTGCCACGCGCTGGTCGTCGATCTCGCGGCGGCGTACGAAGACGGCGAGCGCGGGTACGCTCCGACACAGCGCCGGGAAGTTCTCGACGAGAACAAGTGGCGAGCCATCCGACACGGGCGCGATGCCACGTTTATGACACGCGACGTCACGGGAACGATCGAACTCGACGAGCTCGTCGACCGTGAGTCCGACCGACTCGGGGTCGACGGCATTCGTCGAATATACGACCGGGAGAGTGGCGCACACCGACAACGCCGCGTGCTGGAGCGCGATGGCGTCGACGCGCTCTGTGAGTCACTCCTCCTCGAAGTGTAGCTCCGTGGATAGAGCGGGGAGGACTCGAACCGGCTCCGATCTCGACCACCTCCCATTGTAGACCGGCTCTGGAGTGGCTGGTCTATCTCGGAACGCTGCTGAGACCATCTTCTGTCTCGGAACGACCGAGACCGTCTTCCGCCTCGGACCGTCTCTGGGCTGACCGACCACTCTCAGGCCGTCTCTGAGAGCGGCTTCCGTCACACGTCACTACGTGCACCGACTCGTTTCAGAAGCAAGTGCGAGGCCGTGCGTATACCCCCGACCCGTCGCCTCGACCAGATCGTCGATTCGGATAGATAGTCGCACGTACCCAGGCGGTTCGTCGTGTCCGATCCGTTCCAGCTCGGTGGGAACGACTCGGTCGATTGAAATAGCGCGACCGTCAACTCGCACGCGATAGACCGTGGCCTCCACAACACGCACCGAAGCGAGTGGGTTCGGACTCCTCTCACGTCGGTTCGGCGTCCCGGAACTGGTCGGTACGACGCTCGTCCTGGTGAGTGCGACGATTCTCCTGGGAATCGCGACGAAAGCGTCCGGTGCCGGATTGGCCTGTGACGCGAACTGGCCGCTGTGCGACGGCGGCATCCTCAACCTCTTTCCGGCGACGTTCCCCAGTTTCTTCGAGTGGATTCACCGTGTCGTCGCCGGCGTCTCCGGACTCTTCATCGTCGCCTCCGCGATCGTCACCTGGCGATCCGGCGCCGACCGAACGGCCGCCTGGGCGCTCACGATCGGCCTGCTCCTCACCCCGGTTCAGGTAGCACTCGGCGCCGGCACCGTAAAACTCTACGATCTCGCCATCCTCGACCTCCACTTCTGGACGGCGATCGCCATCTTCTGTAGCTTCGCTGTCGGGGCGATCGTGCTGACGGCCGACCGCCTGAATACGACGACCGTCACGCGCGCACTCGGAATCGCGACGGTACTCGTCCCGGCACAGGTGGTACTCAGTCCTCTCGTCATTTCCACGTACACGGAAGTCCTCCAGACGACGCTCTACGCCGTCACGCTGGTGTTCATCGGATCACTGCTTTTCGCTGCGATCGTCGGCCGCCGCCGGTACGAAGGCCGAACCGCCCTGGTTCTCGGGGCCGCTCCGATTCTCGGCCTCGTCGTCGTCTACTTCGGGAGAGAATCCGTCATGGGGTTCGATCCAAGTATCGTCCTCGGGTACTGGCTCGTCACGATCGGCACGACGGTTGCGTTCGCGTGGCTCTGGTATTCCGTTCGAACGACCACCCCGAAGCATTGACCGTCGGTCGACCGGCACCGGTATTCGTCGACGGACCACGCTATCACAAGTATCCGTCAGCAACACGCTCGATAAGCCCTTCGAGGGACTCTCGAGAGTGTTTCCTCGATTAATCAGTACCGTAAAATGTAAAGTGTATCGGGACGAAGATTCCGGTATGCGTTCGCTGGACGAAACAGACCTCGAAATCATCGCCCTCCTCCTCGAAGACGCGCGCCGTCCGTACAACGACATCGCCGACCGCGTCGACGTCTCCGCACCCACGGTGTCCGACCGTATCGATCGGCTCGAACGGCTCGGGATCATCCAGGGGTTCACCGTCGATATCGATCGTTCGTCGTTCTCCGACGGGATCGAAGTCCTGATCGACGTTGCCCTCTGTGCGTCTCAAAACGGCACCGTGACGACGGACCTCGCCGCAGTCGAGGGTATCGAACACGTGTTCATGACCTCCGACGCCCGCCTGCTCGCGGTCGGTACCCTCCAGAGCCAGGACGTCGGTCCCTCACTTCTCTCAGCACTCGACGCCGGACAGATCGAATCGTACCGCGTTCACCTGATCCAGGAACGCGCCTGGGAGCCCTCTCTCGCCGACCGGTCGATAAACCTGACCTGCGAATCCTGTGGCGACGACGTCACCGAGAACGGTCGCTCCCTCCGATTCGATGGCGGATTGTACCACTTCTGTGACCGTGAGTGCCGGTCTGCCTTCGAAGATCAGCAGACGCCCCTCGCCGAGTCCTCCTGACCCTGGCTGGTCACCCGAGCACGAACGTCCCCGCGTGAGACGGCGACCACCCTCGTGCATCGACCGATCCTGCGCATCGTCGTCCCGCTCATCGGTCGGGTCCGCGCATCGACGCCCCGCACTGCACCCGTCTCAC comes from the Halovivax cerinus genome and includes:
- a CDS encoding glutamate--cysteine ligase, which codes for MDRGSRSAFDTMGTLGVEEEYYVVDERARPTSGTDELVYESEPPAVLDGKLDHELFKCVIESQTPTFEDPSNTAEHITRVRSALCDHAADHGFDIAAAGLHPLARWRELEHAEKPRYQSQLDRIQYPQHRNTTAGVHVHVGVDDADKAIWIANELRWYVPIVLALSANSPFWNGFDTGLASARAKIFEGLPNTGMPTAFEDFESFDRFERRMVESGAIDDRGELWYDVRPHTGHGTVEIRTPDGQADPTVVRAIVEYCHALVVDLAAAYEDGERGYAPTQRREVLDENKWRAIRHGRDATFMTRDVTGTIELDELVDRESDRLGVDGIRRIYDRESGAHRQRRVLERDGVDALCESLLLEV
- a CDS encoding fibrillarin-like rRNA/tRNA 2'-O-methyltransferase; amino-acid sequence: MSDLPTGVERRTLDGRERLATRGEPVYGEPTDGAWRAWDPRRSKLGAMLELGFETGFRGGDDERVLYLGAASGTTVSHVADFAGPTYAVEFAPRPARDLVTVANDRRRLFPLLADARMPAQYAHVVESELDVVVQDVATRGQARVAIENRRFLADDGRLVLAVKARSEDVTADPAAVFERVQDELTEAYEILERRSIDEYHADHFGIVATPR
- a CDS encoding COX15/CtaA family protein is translated as MASTTRTEASGFGLLSRRFGVPELVGTTLVLVSATILLGIATKASGAGLACDANWPLCDGGILNLFPATFPSFFEWIHRVVAGVSGLFIVASAIVTWRSGADRTAAWALTIGLLLTPVQVALGAGTVKLYDLAILDLHFWTAIAIFCSFAVGAIVLTADRLNTTTVTRALGIATVLVPAQVVLSPLVISTYTEVLQTTLYAVTLVFIGSLLFAAIVGRRRYEGRTALVLGAAPILGLVVVYFGRESVMGFDPSIVLGYWLVTIGTTVAFAWLWYSVRTTTPKH
- a CDS encoding winged helix-turn-helix transcriptional regulator, with amino-acid sequence MRSLDETDLEIIALLLEDARRPYNDIADRVDVSAPTVSDRIDRLERLGIIQGFTVDIDRSSFSDGIEVLIDVALCASQNGTVTTDLAAVEGIEHVFMTSDARLLAVGTLQSQDVGPSLLSALDAGQIESYRVHLIQERAWEPSLADRSINLTCESCGDDVTENGRSLRFDGGLYHFCDRECRSAFEDQQTPLAESS